One window of Biomphalaria glabrata chromosome 6, xgBioGlab47.1, whole genome shotgun sequence genomic DNA carries:
- the LOC106076695 gene encoding uncharacterized protein LOC106076695, with translation MADSPKERTEIVNLDQIMTDQQIKEERWTFTALSEAINTKENCLIWLAKRRLIKNSCKCINCHQPASFISYEQGIDGFRWLCLDCNIRKSVRDNSFFGGSHISLLQLIQLIYCWSYDMPLDNIIHETKIYKETVIAYCNFCREECEKYINRHGLLEIGGIGDNGEPIIVEINEPKQFKRKYLTCESCWVFGGKERHSRKGFLVEIPDNTKASLTEAITKHILPGTHIESRSIAAFANIAKIHSGIYSHSVVKQQVHTTNVEKLWMRAKRLLRRQFGSSTIQFSTSVNEFLFRNSIGDGHIFGAVLIAIAEDYVV, from the coding sequence atGGCAGACAGCCCTAAAGAACGTACTGAAATAGTAAATTTAGATCAGATCATGACTGATCAGCAGATAAAAGAAGAAAGGTGGACTTTTACAGCTTTGTCAGAAGCAATAAACACTAAAGAAAATTGCTTGATCTGGTTAGCCAAACGTCGGCTGATTAAGAATTCATGTAAATGTATTAATTGTCACCAACCAGCATCATTTATCTCTTATGAACAAGGAATCGATGGTTTCCGTTGGTTATGCCTTGACTGCAACATTAGAAAGTCAGTCCGTGATAATTCATTCTTTGGAGGTAGCCACATTTCACTTCTTCAGTTAATACAGTTGATATACTGTTGGTCTTATGACATGCCATTGGATAACATTATTCATGAAACAAAAATCTATAAAGAAACGGTCATAGCCTATTGCAATTTTTGTAGAGAGGAATGTGAAAAGTATATTAACAGGCATGGACTTTTAGAAATTGGTGGGATTGGTGACAACGGAGAACCAATTATCGTTGAAATCAATGAACCAAAGCAATTTAAGAGAAAATACCTTACATGTGAAAGTTGTTGGGTATTTGGGGGAAAAGAAAGACATTCAAGAAAAGGCTTTTTAGTGGAAATTCCAGATAACACCAAAGCTTCTTTAACTGAAGCAATAACAAAACATATTTTGCCTGGAACACATATAGAGTCTCGTAGCATTGCTGCATTTGCCAATATAGCAAAGATCCACAGTGGCATATACAGCCATTCTGTGGTTAAACAACAAGTTCACACAACAAATGTAGAAAAACTTTGGATGCGTGCTAAGAGATTGCTGAGGAGACAATTTGGATCCAGCACCATCCAATTCAGCACTTCTGTGAATGAGTTTCTGTTCAGAAATTCCATAGGGGATGGACATATTTTTGGAGCAGTACTTATTGCAATAGCTGAAGATTATGTAGTTTAA